CAGATTGATCGTTTCAAACAGAATATTTTTAGTAAATCCTGACGTCACCTTATGCTGCCCGGAAAGATGATACAGCAGATCAGATGAAGTCCCCATCCCAATCGTCTCACTTTCTCGAAAATTCGGTTGCCCCGCCACAGCCCCGGCCGAGACATTCAGAAATTCCGTCGTGGCCCCCGTCGTCTTATTCACCGTATAAATTCGAGCCGGAGCCACTCCCCCGCCGGAAACCGATCGGTTATCCGTGATCGCATACAGTGTCCCGGCCGCATCAAAGGCCAGATCCATAAAGTTTCCAAACAGTTTGGCCTTTTGGGTGGCCAGGCCCGAGGTCGGATTAATTGTCACTAACCGGCGGGCATTGTTCACTTCGGACGTCACGACGAGCAACCCCCACAACTGATTGGTCCCAGGCTCCGTGGCCAGCCCTCGAGCGCCCTCTAACGATTCACTCGTGGATAATGAGAGGGAGATTGTTTCCAGCGTGGCCCCGGTATCGGGATTGAGCCGATACATCTTCGGCGGGGTCCCGGCCTGTTGCGAAAGCGTCAGCTCTTCCACGGAATATAGATTAGACCCAACAAAGGCCAAGCCATGCGTACGATGCGTCAGATCTGCGACTTTGGTCACCACCCCGTCGGTGCGAAGTCGGTAGAGGCTATTTACCAGGGGCCCGGTCTTGGGATCATTTTGCACTCCCATCAGAAAAGCCGGCGGTCCGGATGAAATCTCCAGAGCCACCCCACTGCCCGGTTCCACATTCGTCCCCGCCGTCGGATTTTGACTAATCACGGTTCCGAGGGGAACAGTGTCGCTAAAAACCGCCGTTACCGTCCCGACAGTAAGGCCCGCCGTGATCAAAGCCGTTTGAGCAACACTCTGCGTCAAGCCCACGACATCGGGTACCTGAGCCCCTAGCGATACCACCAGGGCCACCGCACTCCCAGGCGCTACATTGTTTCCCGCTGTCGGATTTTGACTAATGACCCTACCAATCGCCACGGTTGGACTCGTGGCGGTCGTCACCGTCCCCACCGTCAAGCCCGCCGTGGTAATCGCGGATTGCGCGGCCGCCTGCGTCAAGCCCACGACATTCGGAACTGCGGCGCCCAGGGAGACGACAATATTCACTGCACTGCCCGCCGTGACGCTCGTGCCTGACGCGGGAGTTTGACTGATAACTCTCCCAATGGGCACCGACGCACTCGTGGCAGTCGTCACCGTCCCCACTGTCAAACCGGCCGTGGTAATCGCGGATTGGGCGGCACCCTGCGTTAAACCGACCACATTCGGCACCACCGGCCCCAGCGACACCACCAACGCCACCGCACTCCCAGGCGCCACATTGTTTCCGGCCCCTGGATTCTGACTGATGACCTTTCCTTCGGAGACTGTCGCACTAGCCTCAGTCGTCACAGCCCCCACTGTTAACCCGACATTCGTAATTGCCGTTTGAGCGGCAGCTTGCGCCAAGCCCACGACATTCGGTACCGCAGTGCCCAGGGAAACGACAATGTTCACCCCACTGCCCGCTGTCACACTCGTTCCCGGTGCAGGAGTTTGACTAATGACCCTCCCAATGGGCACCGACTGACTATTGGCCGAGGTCACCGTGCCCACTGTCAGGCCGGCATTGGTAATCGCCGTTTGGGCAGCCGACTGGGTTAAGCCCACCACATTCGGCACTGCCGGCCCAGTCGACACCACCAGATTCACTGCACTGCCTGGCGCTACGTTGTTCCCGGCCCCTGGATTCTGACTGATGACATTCCCGCTCGGCACCGATGGATGACTGGCTGTCGTAATGGCCCCTACCGTCAAACCGGCATTGGTAATGGCCGTTTGCGCGGCCGACTGGGTCAAACCCACCACATTCGGCACCGCGGTTCCCAGGGACACCACAAAGGCAACAGCACTCCCTGGCTCCACATTGCCTCCCGCTACGGGGTTCTGACTAATGACGATTCCAATAGGCACGGTCGCACTATTCGCGGAGGTCACCGTCCCCACCGTGAGACCCGCATTGGTAATGGCGGTTTGAGCATTGCTTTGTGTGATCCCCACGACATCCGGCACCGACGCGCCCAGGGACACCACCAAGGCTACGGCACTGCCCGCCGCCACATTGGTTCCGGCCGCCGGATTCTGACTGATGACATTTCCAATTGCCACAGTCGTACTATTCGCCATCGTCACCGTGCCCACCGCAAGGTTGGCACTGGTAATCGCCGATTGCGCCGTGCCTTGGGGCAATCCCACGACATTTGGCACCGCGATACCCAAAGACACCACAAAGGCCACCGCATTACCCTGAAATACAGGGGTCCCCGCCGCCGGATTCTGACTGATGACGTTTCCAATAGGCACGGTCGCACTATTCGCGGACGTCACCGCCCCCACTGTGAGACCGGCATTCGTGATAGCAGTTTGGGCATTGCCCTCTGTGACCCCAACCACATTCGGCACCGCCACACCAGAAATCACAAGGTCCACCGGACTGCCCGGCACCACATTGATCCCAGCTGCCGGATCTTGGTTGATGACGTTGCCAATGGGCACACCACCATCAATGACTGCCGTCACAACTCCCACAGTGAGACCGATGTTTATAATCTCTGATTCTGCTGTGGTCTGTGGGCTCCCGATAAAATCAGGGACTTCCACGGCTCTTGCTGTTGCTGGAAAGATAAAGTTGAGGAAAACGAGGCTTACGGGAACCAGCAGCCAAAGAAAGATCACCTTGTGACCTTTTGGCAACTTCTGGTGGGTTAGATTCAACCCGTTCAGGTGCTGAACCTTCATCACCCCCCCGGCGGACTCGGTCGTGGAATAAACTACGTGGGCGAAAGATACCTGATTATGAGCATAAGAGAAATAAAATGTAAGCTAAACTGTCAAAGGATGAGAAACTATGACTATAAGCCAATCAGTTCGAAATATCCCTCCTACTGAATTTCCCAATCGGAGGGAGCGGAACCAGGGAAACCTACGGTCGAGATTGATAACCCGTTCATCAACCAAACCGCCACTATGGCACTTTTTTCATTGCGCCAGATGACATCGGCATTACCATCTCCGTTCACGTCGCCGACTT
Above is a window of Candidatus Nitrospira neomarina DNA encoding:
- a CDS encoding PASTA domain-containing protein gives rise to the protein MKVQHLNGLNLTHQKLPKGHKVIFLWLLVPVSLVFLNFIFPATARAVEVPDFIGSPQTTAESEIINIGLTVGVVTAVIDGGVPIGNVINQDPAAGINVVPGSPVDLVISGVAVPNVVGVTEGNAQTAITNAGLTVGAVTSANSATVPIGNVISQNPAAGTPVFQGNAVAFVVSLGIAVPNVVGLPQGTAQSAITSANLAVGTVTMANSTTVAIGNVISQNPAAGTNVAAGSAVALVVSLGASVPDVVGITQSNAQTAITNAGLTVGTVTSANSATVPIGIVISQNPVAGGNVEPGSAVAFVVSLGTAVPNVVGLTQSAAQTAITNAGLTVGAITTASHPSVPSGNVISQNPGAGNNVAPGSAVNLVVSTGPAVPNVVGLTQSAAQTAITNAGLTVGTVTSANSQSVPIGRVISQTPAPGTSVTAGSGVNIVVSLGTAVPNVVGLAQAAAQTAITNVGLTVGAVTTEASATVSEGKVISQNPGAGNNVAPGSAVALVVSLGPVVPNVVGLTQGAAQSAITTAGLTVGTVTTATSASVPIGRVISQTPASGTSVTAGSAVNIVVSLGAAVPNVVGLTQAAAQSAITTAGLTVGTVTTATSPTVAIGRVISQNPTAGNNVAPGSAVALVVSLGAQVPDVVGLTQSVAQTALITAGLTVGTVTAVFSDTVPLGTVISQNPTAGTNVEPGSGVALEISSGPPAFLMGVQNDPKTGPLVNSLYRLRTDGVVTKVADLTHRTHGLAFVGSNLYSVEELTLSQQAGTPPKMYRLNPDTGATLETISLSLSTSESLEGARGLATEPGTNQLWGLLVVTSEVNNARRLVTINPTSGLATQKAKLFGNFMDLAFDAAGTLYAITDNRSVSGGGVAPARIYTVNKTTGATTEFLNVSAGAVAGQPNFRESETIGMGTSSDLLYHLSGQHKVTSGFTKNILFETINLNNKARTAISITGPDFFVTTALTLVPPMSPNLPALADLDASGTTDLVWRNTTDGSTAIWLMNGSSIAASGFPGGVPLAWQIAGVGDLNGDGKADVIWRNATGTLAVWLMNGVSVTSVGFPGSTSTAFEIAGVGDVNGDGKADLVWRNQTDGSTAIWLMNGITIASSGFPGGLSLAWQIAGVGDVNGDGKADIIWRNTTGTAAVWLMNGLTITGVGFPGSASTAFEIAGVGDVNADGKADLVWRNQTDGSTAIWLMNGTTIASPGFPGGVPLAWKISQVGDVNGDGKADVIWRNSPSGTVAVWLMNGLSISAVGFPGSASSVWEIQ